The following is a genomic window from Candidatus Nealsonbacteria bacterium CG07_land_8_20_14_0_80_39_13.
CAGGCGGTATTTCTGACCTATTATTCTTACCCTCATCCCCTCTTCCCGATATTTTTCTCTGTTATGAGCTAAAAAATTCTCAAGCAAATTCATCAGATAATCCACTTCTTCTTTTGTCCTGTTCCAATTTTCCGTAGAAAAACCAAAAACAGTGACAATTTTAACGCCTCTTTTTTTGCACCATTCATAAAAACTTTGCATCTTTTTATAGCCCTCTAAATGCCCCTGTAGAGACGGGAGCCCTTTTTCTTTCGCCCAGCGCCTGTTTCCATCAGGGAAAATAACGACATGACGGGGGCTTTTTCCAGCCAGAGGCTGGTCGTCCTCTGGACGATGTTCTTGATTATTTAACATATTGATTTTGTTCAATTTTAAGCGGTTCCTTTCCCTCTCCCTTGGCAACGATATAACCCATGGCAAAAGAAAGAAGGGAAATCAAAAATACGCCTATGCATAAAATTATTTCAGCCGAATGGCTCTTCAATATATCCATAAACTTATCCATATTTTTCATTATTTCACATATAATAGAGTTTGACAAATAATTCTATTCTTGATAACCTAAATAAGCATTCCCATATTATCAGCATAATTTTCAGTAAAACTATGTCAAAAACAAAAGCCACCGGAGCAACGAAATTAGGAAGAGATTCCCAGCCGAAATATCTCGGAATTAAGATTAATTCAGGAGAAAAGGCCAATATCGGAAATATTGTTATCCGACAAAGAGGAACAAAATTCCTGCCCGGAAAAAATATTAAAAAAGGAAAAGACGATACTTTGTACGCTATGAAACAAGGAATTGTCCGTTTTGCCATGAAAAAGAAAAGAGGATTCAATTCCGCTCAAA
Proteins encoded in this region:
- a CDS encoding 50S ribosomal protein L27, whose protein sequence is MSKTKATGATKLGRDSQPKYLGIKINSGEKANIGNIVIRQRGTKFLPGKNIKKGKDDTLYAMKQGIVRFAMKKKRGFNSAQRIAKIVHIDLISEKTAS